In one Roseburia intestinalis L1-82 genomic region, the following are encoded:
- a CDS encoding MATE family efflux transporter, with translation MTKDLTTGKIMPILIRFTIPLVLGNLFQLTYNAVDSIIVGHFVGKEALAAVGICNPISTLMILFLNGLCMGASILMGMQYGAKDYDTLHRQISTTMLSGVIFSLILSTACILFARPILILMQADASILSLTTEYLQIIFWGLVFTFLYNFFSSTLRALGDSNTPLYFLMISAVLNILGDLFFVVVLKAGSNGCAVSTVLSEALCCVFCVIYIQKKVPLLRLGKKWLVFDRSLLLRTIAYGWTSALQQATVQLGKLGIQAIVNTMGVSVAAAFAIVNRIDDFAYTPEQNIAHAMTALMAQNKGAGKKDRMREGFRCGMILEIIYGLIVFALCFLFAREFMLCFIKDEEVIGHGVIYLHLISLMYILPAVTNGIQGYFRGIGDLKITLISSFVNMGIRVLAAAPLVFKMHLGIEALPYSYLAGWIAMLTVELPLLLRKVHSK, from the coding sequence ATGACCAAAGATCTTACCACCGGAAAAATCATGCCGATCCTGATCCGCTTTACGATCCCGCTCGTGCTCGGCAACCTGTTCCAGCTTACCTACAATGCCGTAGACAGTATCATTGTCGGGCATTTTGTCGGAAAAGAAGCACTTGCCGCTGTCGGCATCTGCAATCCGATTTCCACTCTGATGATCCTGTTTTTAAACGGACTGTGCATGGGTGCCAGCATTTTAATGGGAATGCAGTATGGGGCAAAAGATTACGACACGCTGCACCGCCAGATCAGTACCACCATGCTCTCCGGCGTTATTTTTTCGTTGATCTTATCCACAGCATGTATCCTGTTTGCAAGACCGATCCTGATCTTAATGCAGGCGGACGCAAGTATTTTATCCCTCACAACAGAATACTTACAGATCATCTTTTGGGGACTGGTCTTTACTTTTCTGTACAACTTTTTTTCGAGCACACTGCGTGCACTCGGTGACAGCAATACCCCTCTTTATTTTCTGATGATCAGTGCCGTTTTAAATATTTTAGGGGATCTGTTTTTTGTTGTCGTGTTGAAAGCCGGCAGCAACGGCTGCGCGGTATCTACCGTGCTGAGTGAAGCCTTATGCTGCGTTTTCTGTGTCATCTATATCCAGAAAAAAGTGCCATTATTAAGACTTGGGAAAAAATGGCTGGTGTTTGACCGTTCACTTTTACTGCGCACGATTGCATATGGCTGGACATCAGCATTGCAGCAGGCAACTGTACAGCTCGGTAAACTCGGGATCCAGGCGATCGTCAACACCATGGGCGTTTCGGTTGCTGCCGCATTTGCCATCGTAAACAGAATCGATGATTTTGCCTACACGCCGGAACAGAATATTGCGCACGCCATGACTGCCCTGATGGCACAGAATAAAGGTGCCGGAAAAAAAGACCGCATGCGGGAGGGATTCCGCTGCGGTATGATTCTTGAGATCATTTATGGTCTGATCGTGTTTGCGCTCTGCTTTTTATTTGCAAGAGAATTTATGCTCTGCTTCATCAAAGATGAGGAAGTCATCGGACACGGTGTTATCTACCTGCATCTGATCTCCCTGATGTATATACTGCCGGCTGTCACAAACGGGATCCAGGGGTATTTCCGCGGTATCGGCGATTTAAAGATCACACTTATCAGCAGTTTTGTAAATATGGGAATCCGCGTGCTTGCCGCCGCACCTCTCGTCTTTAAAATGCATCTTGGCATTGAGGCGCTGCCGTATTCCTACCTTGCCGGCTGGATTGCCATGCTGACCGTGGAGCTGCCGCTTTTGCTGCGCAAAGTACACAGCAAATAA
- a CDS encoding patatin-like phospholipase family protein, translating to MKTGLVVEGGGMKCAYSAGILDKFLDDDITFSYCIGVSAGAANTLSYLAGQRGRNLRFYTEHLRDPRYLSVRSLVHTGNLFGLQYIYGTLTNSDGADPLDYSAVMENPAEFYMPATDAATGRATYFSKYDIVRDDYRAVMASCALPGFCRPVKVGDRYYYDGGVADSIPLHHAIEQGCTKMVVILSNPRNFVKKPEAHRPLYKHMLHKYPKTIQSIDNRHINYQASIDLACRLEKEGYVFIFAPSRHMPLSTFSKDAALEQDLYDLGVADYEARAEELKYFLN from the coding sequence ATGAAAACAGGACTTGTAGTAGAAGGCGGTGGTATGAAATGCGCATACAGTGCCGGCATTCTGGATAAATTTTTAGACGATGATATCACATTTTCCTACTGCATCGGCGTATCTGCGGGTGCTGCAAATACGCTGTCTTATCTTGCAGGACAACGGGGACGTAATCTCCGTTTTTATACGGAACATCTAAGGGATCCGCGCTACTTAAGCGTACGAAGTTTAGTACATACTGGAAACTTATTTGGCCTGCAGTATATTTACGGGACACTGACAAATTCCGATGGGGCAGATCCGCTTGATTACTCTGCCGTCATGGAAAATCCGGCTGAATTTTATATGCCTGCAACCGATGCCGCAACCGGGCGGGCAACTTATTTTTCCAAATACGACATTGTCCGTGACGACTACCGTGCTGTTATGGCAAGCTGCGCCCTGCCTGGTTTCTGCCGTCCTGTAAAAGTAGGAGACCGTTACTATTACGACGGCGGTGTTGCCGATTCGATTCCGCTGCACCATGCGATCGAACAAGGCTGTACCAAAATGGTCGTTATCCTCTCAAATCCAAGGAACTTCGTAAAAAAACCAGAGGCACACCGCCCGCTGTATAAACATATGCTGCATAAATATCCGAAAACAATCCAAAGCATCGACAACCGGCATATTAATTATCAGGCATCCATCGACCTTGCCTGCCGGCTAGAAAAAGAAGGCTATGTTTTTATCTTTGCACCAAGCCGCCATATGCCGCTTAGTACTTTTTCCAAGGATGCTGCCTTAGAACAGGATCTTTATGATCTCGGAGTTGCAGATTATGAAGCCCGCGCAGAAGAGTTGAAATATTTTTTGAACTAA
- a CDS encoding BMP family ABC transporter substrate-binding protein produces MKKVYLVTLCTCLVVIALVSASVYFLRDEEKEITVGFVYVGDASTAYTSNFIDAQEAIKTKYGDQVKAIALNNVAEGTEREYLQQLVDAGCDLIFTTSYNYGTVTKEFAEKYPGIEFCMATCANANEEPVLKNYHTFMGKIYQGRYTAGVAAGMKMKELIKEGVITEQQAKIGYVAAYPYAEVISGYTAFLLGVRSVVPDAVMTVRYTNKWNDYRTEKKYAKDLIDEGCVIISQHSDTAGPATACEETAAGTPVYLVSYNQSMEDVAPTTYLTGCKINWEPYMMGAVDAVLNDRVIEKSIKGTVNGNDIGAGFEEDWVQMLELNEITAADGTVEKMQKVIRQFEQGKLDVFRGDYVGADPDDPDDTYDLNQGYTENEFASAPSFHYVLKDVIRIEE; encoded by the coding sequence GTGAAAAAAGTATATCTTGTGACATTGTGCACCTGTCTGGTTGTGATTGCTCTTGTGTCGGCATCTGTATACTTTCTGAGAGACGAAGAAAAAGAGATCACTGTTGGTTTTGTGTATGTTGGAGATGCGAGTACCGCATATACCAGCAATTTTATTGATGCGCAGGAGGCAATCAAGACAAAATACGGGGATCAGGTAAAAGCCATTGCACTCAATAATGTTGCGGAGGGAACGGAAAGGGAGTACTTACAGCAGCTTGTGGATGCCGGGTGTGACCTGATTTTTACGACCAGTTATAATTATGGAACCGTTACGAAGGAGTTTGCAGAAAAATATCCCGGGATCGAGTTTTGTATGGCAACATGTGCGAATGCAAATGAAGAACCTGTTTTAAAAAATTATCATACATTTATGGGGAAAATTTATCAGGGAAGATATACGGCGGGAGTGGCAGCCGGGATGAAAATGAAAGAACTGATAAAAGAAGGCGTGATCACAGAGCAGCAGGCAAAGATCGGATATGTTGCAGCCTATCCTTATGCGGAGGTGATCTCCGGATATACGGCATTTTTGCTCGGAGTGAGATCAGTCGTACCGGATGCGGTGATGACAGTGCGTTATACCAATAAATGGAATGATTATCGGACGGAAAAAAAGTATGCCAAAGACCTGATCGATGAGGGCTGTGTGATCATATCACAGCATTCGGATACCGCAGGCCCGGCTACCGCGTGTGAGGAAACTGCTGCGGGGACCCCGGTTTATCTGGTAAGTTATAATCAGAGTATGGAAGATGTGGCGCCGACCACTTATCTCACCGGGTGCAAGATCAACTGGGAACCCTATATGATGGGAGCTGTGGATGCAGTTTTAAACGACCGTGTGATTGAGAAAAGTATCAAAGGAACTGTCAATGGAAATGATATTGGTGCCGGTTTTGAAGAAGACTGGGTGCAGATGTTAGAGTTAAATGAAATTACGGCTGCGGATGGCACAGTGGAAAAAATGCAGAAAGTGATCCGGCAGTTTGAGCAGGGGAAACTGGATGTGTTCCGGGGAGATTATGTCGGGGCAGATCCGGATGACCCGGACGATACTTATGATCTGAATCAGGGATATACGGAGAATGAGTTTGCGTCTGCACCTTCGTTTCATTATGTGCTGAAAGATGTGATCCGGATAGAAGAATAG
- the clpB gene encoding ATP-dependent chaperone ClpB: MNIQKFTQKSVEAINDCEKLAYEYGNQEIEQEHLLVALLQQEDGLILKLIEKMEIQKEHFLDNAKKHLAARVKVSGGQVYVGQDLNKVLIHAEDEAKQMGDEYVSVEHLFLALLKYPNKAMKEIFKEYGITRDRFLQALSTVRGNQRVVSDNPEATYDTLEKYGYDMVARAKEQKLDPVIGRDDEIRNVVRILSRKTKNNPVLIGEPGVGKTAVVEGLAQRIVKGDVPEGLKDKKLFALDMGALVAGAKYRGEFEERLKAVLDDIKNSDGQIILFIDELHTIVGAGKTDGAMDAGQLLKPMLARGELHCIGATTLDEYREYIEKDAALERRFQPVMVDEPTVEDTISILRGLKERYEVFHGVKITDSALVSAAVLSNRYISDRFLPDKAIDLVDEACALIKTELDSMPTELDELNRRVMQLEIEETALKKETDRLSQERLADLQKELAELRDTFNTKKAQWENEKKSVEKVQKLREEIETVKNEIKTAQQNYDLEKAAELQYGKLPQLEKQLEAEEEEVKNRDLSLVHENVSEEEIARIISRWTGIPVAKLTESERNKTLHLDEELHKRVIGQDEGVTKVTEAIIRSKAGIKDPTKPIGSFLFLGPTGVGKTELAKALAASLFDDESNMVRLDMSEYMEKYSVSRLIGAPPGYVGYDEGGQLTEAVRRKPYSVVLFDEVEKAHPDVFNVLLQVLDDGRITDSQGRTVDFKNTIIIMTSNLGSAHLLEGIDDNGDINPECEEAVMNELRGHFRPEFLNRLDEIIMFKPLTKGNIGNIINLLITDLNKRLSDREITVELTDAAKQYIVDNGYDPVYGARPLKRFLQKHVETLSAKLILADEVREGDTILIDVEGDHLTARVK, encoded by the coding sequence ATGAACATTCAGAAATTTACACAGAAGTCCGTAGAAGCGATCAATGATTGTGAAAAACTTGCATATGAATATGGCAATCAGGAAATCGAGCAGGAACATCTGCTTGTTGCATTGCTGCAGCAGGAAGACGGACTGATTTTAAAACTGATAGAAAAAATGGAAATCCAGAAAGAGCATTTTCTGGATAACGCAAAGAAACATCTCGCAGCAAGGGTAAAGGTATCCGGCGGTCAGGTCTATGTCGGACAGGACTTAAATAAAGTGCTGATCCATGCAGAGGACGAGGCAAAGCAGATGGGAGACGAATATGTTTCCGTGGAGCATCTTTTTCTTGCATTGTTAAAATACCCGAACAAGGCGATGAAGGAGATCTTTAAAGAGTATGGGATCACGAGAGACCGGTTTTTACAGGCACTCTCAACCGTGCGCGGCAACCAGCGTGTTGTTTCGGACAATCCGGAAGCTACTTATGATACTCTTGAAAAATACGGTTACGATATGGTAGCGCGTGCAAAAGAGCAGAAACTTGATCCGGTCATCGGGCGTGATGATGAGATCCGTAACGTGGTTCGCATCCTTTCCCGTAAGACGAAAAATAACCCGGTACTGATCGGTGAGCCTGGTGTAGGTAAGACCGCAGTCGTAGAGGGGCTTGCACAGCGTATCGTAAAAGGGGATGTGCCGGAAGGCTTAAAAGACAAAAAGTTATTTGCACTGGATATGGGTGCCCTGGTAGCAGGTGCGAAGTATCGTGGTGAATTTGAGGAGCGTTTGAAAGCGGTTCTTGATGATATCAAAAATTCTGACGGACAGATCATCCTGTTTATCGATGAGCTGCACACGATCGTCGGAGCCGGAAAAACGGACGGCGCAATGGATGCCGGACAGCTGTTAAAACCTATGCTTGCGCGTGGTGAACTGCATTGTATCGGTGCAACGACACTCGATGAGTACCGTGAATATATTGAAAAAGATGCAGCGTTAGAGCGAAGATTCCAGCCGGTTATGGTGGATGAGCCGACGGTTGAGGATACGATCTCCATTCTGCGTGGTTTAAAGGAGCGCTACGAAGTGTTCCACGGTGTAAAGATCACAGACTCTGCGTTAGTATCGGCAGCAGTGCTCTCAAACCGTTATATTTCCGACCGTTTCCTGCCGGATAAAGCGATCGACCTTGTGGATGAGGCATGTGCCCTGATCAAGACAGAACTTGATTCCATGCCGACAGAACTCGATGAATTAAACCGTCGTGTCATGCAGCTTGAGATTGAGGAAACCGCATTAAAGAAAGAAACAGACAGGTTAAGCCAGGAGCGTCTCGCTGACCTGCAGAAAGAATTGGCAGAACTGCGCGATACGTTTAATACGAAAAAAGCGCAGTGGGAAAATGAAAAGAAATCGGTAGAAAAAGTCCAGAAACTGCGTGAGGAGATCGAGACAGTCAAAAATGAGATCAAGACCGCACAGCAGAATTATGATCTGGAAAAAGCAGCAGAATTGCAGTATGGCAAATTGCCGCAGTTAGAAAAACAGTTGGAAGCCGAAGAAGAGGAAGTAAAGAACCGTGATCTTTCCCTGGTACATGAAAATGTCAGCGAGGAGGAGATTGCACGTATTATTTCCCGCTGGACCGGTATCCCGGTTGCAAAACTGACGGAGAGTGAGAGAAACAAGACACTTCATCTCGATGAGGAACTACACAAACGTGTCATCGGACAGGACGAGGGTGTCACAAAGGTTACAGAAGCGATCATCCGTTCCAAAGCAGGTATCAAAGATCCGACAAAGCCGATCGGTTCGTTCCTGTTCTTAGGACCTACCGGTGTTGGTAAGACGGAGCTCGCAAAGGCACTTGCGGCAAGCCTGTTTGATGACGAGTCTAACATGGTGCGTCTTGATATGAGTGAGTATATGGAGAAATATTCCGTCTCCCGTTTAATCGGAGCACCTCCAGGATATGTCGGATACGATGAGGGCGGTCAGCTCACCGAGGCAGTCCGCAGAAAACCATATTCCGTTGTACTGTTTGATGAGGTGGAAAAAGCACATCCGGATGTATTCAATGTGCTGTTACAGGTACTTGATGATGGACGTATCACCGATTCGCAGGGCAGGACTGTGGACTTTAAAAACACGATCATTATTATGACGTCAAACCTTGGTTCGGCGCATCTGCTCGAAGGAATTGATGATAACGGAGATATCAATCCGGAGTGTGAAGAGGCAGTCATGAATGAACTGAGAGGACACTTCCGTCCGGAATTTTTGAACCGTCTCGATGAGATCATCATGTTCAAGCCACTCACAAAAGGCAATATCGGCAACATCATCAACCTTCTGATCACAGATCTCAACAAACGTCTTTCTGACCGTGAGATCACAGTGGAGCTGACAGATGCGGCAAAGCAGTATATCGTGGACAACGGATACGATCCGGTTTATGGTGCAAGACCGTTAAAGCGTTTCTTACAGAAACATGTGGAGACACTTTCTGCAAAACTGATTCTTGCGGATGAGGTGAGGGAAGGCGATACGATCCTGATTGACGTGGAAGGAGACCATCTGACTGCGCGCGTAAAGTGA